In a single window of the Lodderomyces elongisporus chromosome 4, complete sequence genome:
- the CWC22 gene encoding pre-mRNA-splicing factor cwc22 (BUSCO:EOG09263WM5): MVTSKQQKKPSEIEETTQRKLWGDLKNTITFHVSNVNRSNIKQVVVKLFKCNIDRGRGLFARAVMKAQMENVKDTSSVYASLVAVLNSKLPKIGKLLCSRLLLQFKLAYMKNNWRVCHSSLVFICHLVLQEVMSEIILLQIIQLLLEHHTAGDIELIAEVFKISGSFLNKDSNIATNMILGRLNDLLQEDEGLSHKSRSTINYVLRLGQRQFKGTGIVDNTLDLVEDDDKETHEILIDSKLKSRDHLDLFYVDPDFAKNEADYQRQLVDILDESNEFEEEQEQEQDQGQDQESGEKRHSRQYKSPLELAKDVKQGVKVVDMSQSEILEFQKRVYLTVMSSMSADEAVHKLLRLKKSYSNSQQNHMVNEKFLADMIIKCCSQEKSYSKFFGIIGEKLCSRDGQWHNKFVDLFKAYYLEIDKFETNSLRNIGKFFGHLFASDVIALEQAWNEIKITEEDTNPPRRILLKFIFQEMVEEMGIKEMQRRLIFDSHVKRHINGVFPVVGVSWKDADDIRFSINFFTAIGLGVLTEEMREVLNNLPEERGRSMSRNRDGDKNRNSSDGSNGYSRSGSSSYSRSRSNSSTRSFSRSRSGSPTGLNPTNAEKVAESTGDIINKLT; the protein is encoded by the coding sequence atgGTTACtctgaaacaacaaaagaaaccaCTGGAGATTGAGGAGACAACTCAAAGAAAACTATGGGGAGATCTTAAGAACACAATTACTTTTCATGTACTGAATGTCAATAGATCCAACATTAAACAAGTAGTTGTCAAACTATTCAAATGCAATATCGATCGAGGTCGTGGTTTGTTTGCGAGGGCAGTCATGAAGGCGCAAATGGAAAACGTTAAAGATACTTCCTCCGTGTATGCTTCTTTGGTTGCAGTTCTTAATTCGAAATTGCCGAAAATTGGTAAGTTATTATGTTCACGACTTCTACTACAATTCAAACTTGCATATATGAAAAACAACTGGCGAGTGTGTCATTCATCATTGGTGTTTATTTGCCATTTGGTATTGCAAGAGGTTATGTCCGAAATCATTCTCCTACAGATTATTCAACTTTTACTAGAACATCACACTGCGGGAGATATCGAGTTAATTGCAGAAGTGTTTAAAATATCCGGTAGCTTTTTGAATAAGGACTCCAATATAGCGACAAATATGATACTCGGTAGGCTTAATGATTTGCTACAGGAAGATGAAGGATTGTCACACAAGTCAAGAAGTACCATTAATTACGTGCTACGATTGGGTCAGAGACAGTTTAAGGGAACTGGTATAGTGGATAATACTTTGGACTTGGTCGAAGACGACGATAAGGAGACACACGAAATATTAATTGATAGTAAATTGAAGTCTCGAGATCATCTTGATTTATTCTATGTTGATCCAGATTTTGCCAAAAATGAAGCCGATTACCAAAGGCAACTTGTTGATATATTGGATGAGAGCAATGAATTTGaggaagaacaagaacaagaacaagatcAAGGGCAAGATCAAGAATcaggagaaaaaagacaTTCACGGCAATATAAATCTCCACTCGAGCTAGCTAAAGATGTGAAGCAAGGAGTAAAAGTGGTGGATATGTCCCAGTCTGAAATCCTAGAGTTTCAAAAACGAGTATACTTAACAGTAATGTCCTCAATGTCAGCGGACGAGGCAGTCCACAAGCTTTTAAGACTTAAAAAGTCATATTCTAATTCACAACAAAATCACATGGTAAATGAGAAATTCCTTGCTGATATGATCATCAAATGTTGTTCTCAGGAAAAGTCATACTCCAAGTTTTTTGGAATTATTGGAGAAAAGCTTTGTTCGCGAGATGGTCAATGGCATAATAAGTTTGTTGACTTATTTAAAGCGTATTATCTTgaaattgacaaatttgagACTAACTCATTGCGCAATATTGGGAAATTCTTTGGCCATTTGTTTGCTTCAGATGTGATTGCCCTTGAACAAGCTTGGaatgaaattaaaataacTGAAGAGGATACTAATCCACCAAGACGTATTTTGCTcaaattcatttttcaaGAAATGGTAGAGGAAATGGGGATTAAGGAGATGCAAAGAAGGCTCATTTTTGACCTGCATGTCAAGAGACATATCAATGGTGTATTCCCTGTTGTTGGAGTTTCATGGAAGGATGCAGATGATATAAGGTTttcaattaattttttcactGCGATTGGTTTGGGTGTTTTGACCGAAGAGATGCGTGAAGTATTGAACAATTTACCAGAGGAAAGAGGCAGAAGCATGAGCAGAAATAGGGACGGGGATAAGAACAGGAACAGTAGTGATGGTAGCAATGGCTATAGTCGAAGTGGATCGTCATCGTACTCAAGAAGCCGTTCTAATTCTAGCACAAGGAGTTTTTCACGAAGTAGGTCAGGTAGTCCCACCGGTCTCAATCCAACAAATGCAGAAAAGGTTGCAGAATCTACAGGtgatataataaataaattaacttaa
- the PLP2 gene encoding Proteolipid protein 2 (BUSCO:EOG09264873) — protein sequence MDPNMKIPVEVNPDEDTEWNDILRAHGVIPEKPPSPSAQLEEALEDAVRKQHENRLENKDLDELDELEDQEDEEFLNFYKQKRLNELKELTAKKKFGSVLPVSKSEYEDEVTKASKDTYVVVHLSLQSSLQSRLLGSLMTQLAIKFPELKFCDIPAQRCIENYPESNCPTLIVYHNSNVLKQYITLTQLGGNATTLQDLEQVLVNVGAVKDNDQRLVINNEDEDAQEARKLRFAKKSVRNDDDYNDNDDDDDDDDFYD from the coding sequence ATGGACCCCAATATGAAAATACCTGTTGAGGTGAATCCCGATGAAGATACAGAGTGGAATGATATCTTGCGGGCCCACGGGGTTATTCCAGAAAAGCCGCCCTCTCCATCTGCACAACTTGAAGAAGCATTAGAGGATGCAGTGCGTAAGCAACACGAAAATAGATTGGAGAACAAGGATTTGGATGAGCTTGACGAATTAGAGGATCAAGAGGACGAAGAATTCCTTAATTTCtacaaacagaaaagaCTCAATGAGCTCAAGGAGTTGActgcaaagaagaaatttgGTCTGGTTTTGCCGGTGAGCAAGAGCGAGTATGAAGATGAAGTGACGAAAGCGTCCAAAGACACGTATGTTGTAGTACATTTGTCATTACAGTCGAGTTTGCAAAGCAGATTGTTGGGCTCGCTAATGACGCAATTGGCTATAAAGTTTCCCGAATTGAAATTCTGTGACATTCCTGCGCAACGATGCATTGAAAATTATCCCGAGTCCAACTGTCCCACTTTGATTGTTTACCACAATTCCAATGTGCTAAAACAGTACATTACACTTACTCAATTGGGTGGAAATGCTACTACGTTGCAGGATCTAGAACAAGTACTAGTAAATGTTGGAGCTGTTAAGGATAATGACCAGCGCTTGGTGATTAATaacgaagatgaagatgcacAAGAGGCTAGAAAATTGAGATTTGCAAAGAAATCAGTTAGGAATGACGACGAttataatgataatgatgatgatgacgacgacgacgattTTTATGATTAG
- a CDS encoding uncharacterized protein (CAZy:GH76) codes for MQLSLLIFLLNFLSIASALPTLYKRSFDAESAYQSALNATWSLFWNSQYDAFNLNDPACTSEFSYAAVWDLAVVGKAIVDSGDVAKTEDIINSLYKFQNSAGWFTSSPGGSEIYTDDNAQVVWVFLAAYELTKNQQLLNTAVNLIHLIQTQWSAIGGVTWQKDETYVASISTVEAALAAVKVYEQNGDESLLTFANSSLTWLDEHLTDPTDGFYYDGINRQTWQLNKGKLTYTVGVAISTYSYLYKFTGDEAYLEKAIAKASATLQSTTFLSPNGAWNNQLCYVHLLFAGFADLITITGITQYTEAVTNQANFIYLYDQLTQGSYGWYGSDLSLYNNYVKSTGDTKSISYSYSADNYCSTNPTQPKRSALDDGSAAQIFYNVARIN; via the coding sequence ATGCAACTTTCGCtcctaatttttttgctcaattTTTTACTGATTGCGTCTGCTTTACCTACCTTATACAAACGTTCTTTTGACGCAGAAAGCGCGTACCAATCTGCACTCAATGCCACATGGTCGTTGTTTTGGAACTCTCAGTACGACGCATTCAATTTGAATGATCCTGCTTGTACGTCAGAATTCAGTTATGCAGCAGTATGGGATCTTGCCGTTGTAGGAAAAGCCATAGTTGACTCGGGAGATGTTGCAAAGACTGAAGATATAATTAATAGTCTATACAAGTTCCAAAACTCTGCAGGATGGTTTACAAGTCTGCCTGGTGGGTCCGAGATTTATACCGATGATAATGCACAAGTCGTTTGGGTCTTTTTGGCAGCTTATGAATTGACCAAGAATCAGCAGTTGCTCAATACTGCAGTGAACTTGATCCATCTTATTCAAACACAGTGGTCTGCcattggtggtgttacATGGCAGAAGGATGAAACATATGTAGCTTCCATCTCGACTGTCGAGGCCGCTCTTGCTGCTGTCAAGGTTTATGAACAGAATGGCGACGAGTCATTGTTGACATTTGCAAATAGCTCGCTCACATGGTTGGATGAACATTTAACTGATCCAACTGATGGTTTTTACTATGATGGTATTAATAGGCAGACATGGCAAttaaacaaaggaaaattgACATATACTGTTGGAGTTGCAATCTCGACATACTCATACTTGTACAAGTTCACAGGCGATGAAGCATACTTGGAAAAAGCCATTGCCAAGGCTTCAGCAACATTGCAATCTACAACGTTTTTGAGTCCGAATGGCGCTTGGAATAACCAGCTCTGTTATGTgcatttgctttttgcgGGTTTTGCAGACTTGATAACCATTACTGGAATTACTCAATATACTGAGGCTGTTACGAATCAGGCtaattttatttacttATACGATCAGCTTACCCAAGGAAGTTATGGGTGGTACGGGAGTGATTTGAGTCTTTACAACAATTATGTTAAATCAACTGGTGATACTAAAAGTATAAGTTATTCTTATAGCGCTGACAACTATTGCAGCACCAACCCAACTCAACCCAAGAGGTCGGCATTAGATGATGGATCAGCAGCACAAATATTCTACAACGTTGCAAGGATCAACTAA
- a CDS encoding uncharacterized protein (BUSCO:EOG09261I8J; MEROPS:MER0002476) — protein sequence MSSSSTTTSQTATIESTSLKHGTLNGVVSNTKTNCSPHDSHSNGNSSSSSSSSSNNNNHYDHPLHILHSPLVLDNYGSLSSCAHLDKVLQSRAKDTVFETYRQAVLISQPIKDTYTYKARNGGGDVIDRAELQRKQLSALKCTDCGNSQFQEVLICLQCPQVSCSQHSHGHYNESSHMFAIDSKLGLLYCLKCDGYVNSKRLNDIRCEVMGVHSLQSIEEKADDKNDVDLKQEIGKGSEENGVKENRSNQNFINPNMLATMGLKGFVNLGSTCFMSSILQTFIHNPIIRTQFFNNDNHYFNCKLLHDQEVQGSLHEGNACITCSIDKIFKDFFTMQNTEGYGMTYLLATAWYKQKSLAGFQEQDAHEFWQFLLNEFHSDHARISSVEKVCSCISHICFGFELQSCVRCECGAENITVDPPTFEMSLELTSEKENSNSITVGGCLDSFTREEILDTKISCKSCLKESGASRTLRLKTTPPVLSIQLKRFNHSISNDKSSKVEAVVDVPLFLDMNKYTINEQADNNSKPILYELFSVVCHLGSVNTGHYIVYTKNSQGRWFKFDDSVITIEDETSAISAIRSTGYLLYYILHNV from the coding sequence ATGTCCTCATCACTGACCACCACATCCCAAACTGCAACCATTGAGAGCACACTGCTAAAACATGGCACACTTAATGGAGTTGTTTCCAATACAAAGACTAACTGTTCTCCACACGACAGTCATAGCAATGGCAacagtagtagtagcagcagcagcagcagcaacaacaacaaccattATGATCATCCCCTACATATTTTGCATTCGCCTCTTGTGCTCGATAATTATGGATCTTTAAGTTCGTGTGCGCATCTAGACAAAGTCTTGCAATCGCGTGCCAAAGATACCGTTTTTGAAACTTATCGACAAGCAGTACTCATATCCCAGCCAATAAAGGATACTTATACGTATAAAGCCAGAAATGGTGGTGGAGATGTGATTGATCGCGCGGAGCTACAAAGAAAGCAACTCCTGGCCTTGAAATGCACAGACTGCGGCAACTCTCAGTTTCAGGAAGTGTTGATCTGTCTACAATGCCCTCAAGTGAGCTGTAGTCAACATTCGCATGGTCATTATAATGAGCTGCTGCACATGTTTGCTATTGACTCAAAACTCGGTTTACTTTATTGTCTCAAATGCGATGGGTATGTCAACAGCAAAAGATTAAATGATATCCGATGCGAGGTAATGGGAGTGCATTCACTACAAAGTATAGAGGAAAAGGCAGATGACAAAAATGATGTTGATCTAAAACAAGAGATTGGAAAAGGCTCAGAAGAAAATGGAGTGAAAGAGAACAGAAGCAACCAAAATTTTATCAACCCTAATATGTTGGCCACCATGGGTCTCAAGGGGTTCGTTAATTTGGGATCAACGTGTTTTATGAGTTCTATTCTTCAAACATTTATCCATAACCCAATAATCAGAACCCAGTTCTTCAATAACGACAACCACTATTTCAACTGTAAGCTTCTACATGATCAAGAAGTTCAAGGTTCACTTCATGAAGGAAACGCGTGTATTACATGCAGCATAGATAAGATCTTTAAAGATTTCTTCACTATGCAGAATACTGAAGGATACGGGATGACATACCTCCTTGCGACAGCCTGGTATAAGCAAAAGTCACTTGCTGGTTTTCAAGAACAAGATGCACACGAGTTTTGGCAGTTTCTTTTGAATGAGTTTCACCTGGATCACGCCAGAATCTCTTCTGTAGAAAAAGTTTGCTCGTGTATCAGTCATATTTGCTTTGGATTTGAATTGCAGAGTTGTGTCAGGTGTGAATGTGGTGCAGAGAATATTACTGTTGATCCACCTACATTTGAAATGTCTCTAGAGCTTACTctggaaaaggaaaactcCAACTCGATCACAGTGGGCGGATGTCTTGACTCATTCACCAGGGAGGAGATCTTGGATACTAAAATTTCGTGCAAATCGTGTCTTAAAGAATCTGGAGCATCAAGAACACTTCGCTTAAAGACAACCCCGCCAGTTCTTTCTATCCAACTCAAGCGGTTCAATCATAGTATTTCCAACGATAAATCATCCAAAGTTGAAGCTGTAGTAGATGTGCCATTATTCTTGGACATGAACAAATACACAATCAATGAGCAAGCAGATAACAATAGTAAACCAATTCTATATGAGcttttttctgttgtttgCCATTTGGGACTGGTCAACACTGGGCATTATATTGTATACACAAAGAACAGTCAAGGCCGGTGGTTTAAGTTTGATGATAGCGTTATCACCATAGAAGATGAGACTTCTGCAATTTCAGCTATCAGATCAACCGGCTATCTTTTGTATTACATTTTGCATAACGTctaa